CTTCAGCTGTGAATTCGGCGCAAAGCCACGCGCGGCGTGTTCTGCTCGCGCGACATGCCAAACGAACGTGACGAGGCCGGACGCTCGTGGATTTCACGCAACGCTGCGATATCAAGCATCAGCGCAACGACTTCGTTGCGCAACGATTGATTGGTCGCGAGCAACGCCTCTTCGATTGGCTGATGCGAATGTTGAACTTTGTGCTGCTTCATGGCGCGCCCTCGCTCTGCGGTTAAGGGTATGAGCGATGTGATTGAAGTTTCGATGACAGGGTTAGATCACGCACATGGAATGCGGTTAATGGGGCAGGTTTGCGACCAACATGGCTCCGCGTTAAATTTTCTCAATCAGGTTCCACAACCTGATCGCGAAGCGTTTGATCGCTGGCCTTATATGTGTCGCACAGGTGAGACGGCAGCGGCAGCGATAAGGCGCGCGGCCAAGCAACGCAGCTCAGCGTAGATCTGAAGCGCGACCAAGCGCATGAAATTGCTTGGTGATCATTGATGGAGCGATGGCTTGTGCTGCCGAACGCGCGTTGATCGGCTATCACATTGTCGCCGCGTTACAGCGATGGCACGTCCAGGGCGCGCTCGGACACGCACAAGATATTCCACCAAAGCTGCCGGATAGACGCAAAATCTGCTGCCTCATCGATCGAGGATCGCAAAGTGTTTCGACCGGTCGCGAATATTGAAGCGGATTGCGAGCGTCCTGATCCGCACGAGCAATGCGACGAAATGTTTCAATGCTCGGGATCCGACGACAGCGATATTTGCCTCCGCCGGACTTCGAGCACGATAACGCTATTCTAATTCAAAATGAGCGCTGTCTTGGATCCAGTCTCGGCAGACAGATGCGAACGCGCTTTGCGCGTTCGCCGCATATCTACTTGCGCGATTTGCAGGGCGGGTGCGGCAGATTCGACCAACCGCCATAAGCATCGCTAATCCGCAACGCACGTCGCGATCGCGCGCTATTTCGATTTCGGAGGCGTGTCGTCGTCCATCTTGCCGCCATTGGCGACGCACTTGTTGAAATAGTCGCGCTGGTCCTTGGCGCCGCCCCTCGCGCTGCCGGAAGCGGGATTGCCCGGCTGTCGCGGTGGAAACGCCCGCGCGACCAGGGCATCGCAGGCGCGCGCGACCTGGACGTCGATTGCGTGCGCCGGAACCATTGCGCTGGACGAGATGATCACGGCTGACGCGAACGCAAAACCATTGATAACCCTCATTGCCGCACTCCGTTCCACGCCGAGCCGGTTTCTCGCGAGCCGGAATTCGCGAGGGAGCGCACTACGTCCGATCGACGTTGTGATAGGCCCGATACCAGTCGACGAATTTGGCAATACCGTCCTCGATCCGCGTCTGCGGCCGAAAGCCGATCTCACGCTCCAGATCGGAGACATCGGCTGACGTCTCCAGGACATCCCCTGGTTGCATTGGCAGCAACTGCTTTTCGGCTTGCCGGCCGAAGCCCTGCTCGAGCAGCGCCACCACATGCATCAATTCTTCCGGCCTGGAGTTGCCGATATTGTAGACGCGCCACGGCGCCTTGCTCGAACCCGGATCGGGATGCGCTCCCGACCAGTTCGCGTCACCCTCGGGCGGGCGATGGATCAGCCGCGCCATCGCCTCGACCACGTCATCGACATAGGTGAAGTCGCGCCGCATGTTGCCGTTGTTGAACAGCTGGATCGGCTTTCGTCCGGTGATCGCGTCCGCGAAGGCATAGAGCGCCATGTCCGGCCGATACCACGTCCCATATACGGTGAAGAACCGCAGCCCCGTCGTCGGTATGCGATAGAGGTGGCTGTAGGAATGGGCCAGCAGTTCGTTGGCCTTCTTGGTGGCGGCGTACAGGCTGACCGGATGATCGACATTGTCGTGGATCGAGAACGGCAGCTTGGTGTTGGCGCCGTAGACCGACGATGACGACGCAAACATCAGATGCCGGCACGCAGTATGCCGGCAGCCCTCGAGCACGTTGACGAAGCCTTCCAGATTGGAATCCACGTACGCACGCGGGTTCTGCAGAGAATAGCGCACGCCGGCCTGGGCCGCGAGGTGCACCACGACCTCGAAGCGATAGCGCTCGAACAGCGCATTCATCCCGGCGCGGTCGGCGAGGTCGAGCTCCTGGAAGGTGAAGCCGCGGTGCTGCTTGAGCAGATCGAGCCGCGCGCGCTTGAGTGCCGGATCATAATACTGGTTCAGATTGTCGATGCCGATCACCGGCTGCCCGGCCCGCAGCAGATGCTCCGCCAGATGGAAGCCGATGAAGCCGGCGCAGCCCGTGACGAGTAGATTGCCTGCGATCACCACGTTTCGCCTGTGCCTTTCGCCTTGCGCCGGACCAGGCCGCATACGCCGTCAGGCGCGGGCCGCAGCATCTACCTTCGCGTTGCGGCCGCGGGGCGCGTCAGTTGCCGGCGGCCGGAGGTTTGTAGTCCGGAAATCGGCTCAGGACCGCGGCCTTCATGAACTTGAAGTGCGCAATCTCGGCCGCCAATTCCTTCAGCCGACGCTGGCCGTTGGAGATCTCGGCGTCAAACAGGTCTTGATGATAATTGTCAAGCGCCTCGCGTTCCAGATACTCGTCGGTGCCGTTGCCCAGCGTCACCGCCGCACGGGCCAGAACATCCTCGACACGGCGGCGAAGGCCGGATTGCTCGCTTTCGGCCGCCTGCAACGCGGCCTCGATCGCGGCCATGATCGATCCGATCCGGGCGCGATCAGTCTCGGCATCGCGCTCCGCCGAGCGTGCCTTGAAACCTTCCTCGCCGCGCCGCGACCTGATCAGGTCATGCGCGCGAGCCCGCAAAAACAGCTGAAACATCTGTCAGTATCCGGTTCGGGCCCATTCACGCAGTATCGCTCAAAAATCGCCCGGTCTTAGTTAAAAAAGGGTGAATTGCCCTCTTGCCCGGCCCTGACGTCGGCCTTCCACCTGATCCAGGCCTTGTCGTGCTTGTCATAGAGCTCAAGCCACCGCCCCTCGACGGTCGATGGCATCGGCTCCGTAGCCTGGGCTTCCCCGCCCAGCACCGGCAGGGAAGTGTCCAGTTCCTCGAATTCCGACGTCTCCTCGAGCGTGAGACCGACCAGCACGCGCCGGCCACTCACGTCGACGACATACCGCCGCGGCGAATGTCCCCTGAGATCACTCATGTGTGCAAGTTCCCTCGCGATCCGCGGTGGGCCGCAAAATCAGGCCGGCGCTGAAACACGCGCTCAGCCCGGCAGCAGCAACGGACGAAGACAAGACGATCGATTGCATATTGCCCACCAACCCAACTCACCCTGCCGACACTTCACCCCGCTCGAACCTGCGTTCAGTCCTGCTTTAGAAGGCGCGGCGCATGTGGCCGAAAGCGGAGACCGGCTGTTCCCGCCTCGACGATTTGGCGGCCGACGGCGCCACATACGGCGCATAGATCCGGTATTGCGCGCGGCGCTTGTGCGACCGCCATGAGCGCGCGGCGAAACCGGAGAGGAAGCCGGCGACGAACGCCGCCGCAAGGATGAGAGCAGGAGAAAGCATCACATTCGTCCACGTTAATCCCGATGTTATTAACATTCGGAGTTGTGACGACATCATGATTGAGCGCGCCGAAAGAATGCTCAACTGCCGGAATTTTTGTGCAATCGAACGCCGCAACAATCACCAGGCACCGACGTCAGTCGTTCCCGAGCGCGATGCGCCTCAGGAGAACCACCACAGCATGAATTTCAGGAACATCGAGCTGAGAAGATAGATCCAACCCGCCATCGCGAGCAGCGTCAGTCCGACGAACGCGCCTGAAACGCTTTTCTCCTTGAAGCGCGCCAGCAGCGAGTTTTTTTCTTCTTGCGGATAGAACATCTCAAGCTCAAGACGCATCTGATTCAAATCAGCTAGCAGTCAATTTCGATGATCTCGTGACGCGTCACGGCAGCTACTCGCCCCATGCGTCACAGGTCTCCGCTGCAAAATCTCGTGAAGGCAGAGGCGATCGAAGAAATTCCTGGTCCAAGTCTCGCTCACAAAGTCTTGGCTCAGGAAATTCTGCTCGACAGGGTCAGCGATCAAGCCCCACGACCGAGGACTCCATGCGCCGGAATTTTCGTTTGCATGAAATTCGATTTGCGCCGCGGATGCGCGTCGCGCGTCGAGCCCGAGACTGCCATGCGAACGCAGGTACGGCGGCCGTGGCGAGACGCAGCCGTCACCGCCCCCATGTCACGCAGGCTCGTGCCCGCCGCCCTGCTTGCATCTCAGTCTAACAATAAAGGCCTCGCATGCGGGGAGACCCGCGCTCGCAGCGTTACACCCGGAAGAAGGCAAACCAGACAATTCCGAGGATCAAGACTGCAAGCCCGGTGGAGGCCGTGAGCAGCGCGAGAACCGAAGGTCCGGGTTCGGCCTGGCGCGCCTCGGTCGGGGTTTCGATGATCTGACCGTGTCGTTCCGTTGCCATGGCGACCTCATTGCTTTAAGTGCCTGAAACTCCGGCGATTGCCGCTCCCCTTCGCAAGGCCAACGCGTGATCCGAAGTGATGTTCCGAGCGGTCCGACGGCCTTCCCGCCGCCGCGTCAAGCGGGCGCAGCCCGAAGCTACGGTTAACGCCGTTACGAGATTCACCGGGCCATGTTGTTTCAAACTGGGGTTCCCGGTGTTATCCTTGACCGTTCCGTCGGTTGCGTAATCGGAGTTTTGCCTATGGCCCCCCGCGCCAACTGGAAGGGCTTTTTGCGCCTTTCGCTCGTGACGTGCCCGGTTGCCCTGTACCCGGCGACGTCGGATACCGAGAAGGTCTCCTTCAACCAGATCAACCGCAAGACCGGCCACCGGATCAAATACGCCAAGGTCGATGCGGAGACCGGGGAGGAAGTCTCCACTGACGACATCATGAAGGGCTACAAGGTCGACACCGACACCTACATCGAGGTCACCAAGGAAGAGCTCGACGACATCGCGCTGGATTCGACCCGCACCATCGAGATTGACGAATTCGTGCCGCGCAGCGAGATCGACAGCCGCTATCTGATCCGCCCCTATTATCTCGTTCCCGACGGCAAGGTCGGCCACGACGCCTTCGCGGTGATCCGCGAGACCATCCGCAGCATGGACAAGGTCGCGATCGGCCGCGTGGTGCTGACCAACCGCGAGCACATCATCGCGCTCGAGCCGCTCGACAACGGGCTGATGGGCACGCTGCTCCGCTATCCCTACGAGGTGCGCAGCGAGAAGGAATATTTCGACGACATCCAGGACGTGAAGATCACCAAGGACATGCTCGATCTCGCCAAGCATATCGTCGAGCAGAAGTCCGCCGAATTCGATCCGGAGGAGTTCGAGGATCGCTACGAGCAGGCGCTGATCGACCTGATCAACCAGAAGCGCAACGGCATCAAGATCGCCAAGCCCGCGGCAAAGGCCAGCGGCAATGTCATCAACCTGATGGACGCGCTGAAGAAGAGCCTCGCCAACGAGAAGCAGGCCGCACCCGCCAAGGCCGAGGCAAAGGCGGCGAAGGGCAAGAAGCCGAAGAAGCGCATAGAAGGCCAGCGCGAGATGCTGCTGCCGATCTCGGGCAGCGGCAAGCGCGAGCCCAAGGAGGCCGTCAAGCCCGAGCCGAAGAAGGCCGAGAAGGCAACACGCGCGCAAGGCACCGCGGCGCGGAAGAAGGCGGGCTGACCGGCGCGGCGCGGTGATCGCCAGATGATCCAGATGCGCCGCGCGTGAAATGCCCTGGTCGACGCCGTCTGACGAACCGATCGCACTGCATCGCGGCGGCACGCTGGTGACGCTGCAGCAGGCGGCCGACTACATCATGAAGCTATCGGAAGACGTTCAGCAGGACCCACGCTGGCAGATCGCGGTCGAGCATCTGATCAACGCGGCGGAAACCGGCGGCGGCTGGCTGATGTTCGCGCGCATCGCGATGCTGCGCGCGCTGAATGGAGACGGCGAAGGCGGCTGAATCGGAAAGTGCGAAGCGTGTCCGGCAGCGCCTACTTGAACGCCGCACCGACGGCACTGAACTGGCCGCTCACACTGGTGCCGATGCCTTTGACGCCGGCGACGATCACGATGCTGATGCCGCCGGCAATGATGGCGTATTCGATCGCCGTAGCGCCGGCATCATCACGCAGAAATCTTGCAAGCAACGCGCGCATGAAAAGCTCCTGTCCGACGCTCGCGGCTTTTGTCTCCCGCGCCGTAGTAATATTCCAGCAAAACTAGGCCACATTGGTTGACGGCCCATTGATGGACAGGATGAACGATCGCTTAAGGGTTGCAGAGAAACTCCCTGCTAGTTCTGCCTGCATCCCACCTCGCCCCGCGGGGCGCCCCGCCGCGATTGGGCGTAAACGCATATCAGGACTACGCGATCCGGCCTCGGCGGCGCTTTACCCTCGCGGCGGAATCCTGTTCCTTTATCGGACAGGACGACAACGAGGCCGGACCGAACTGGCCGCATCCAAAGGGAGTGACCGTCATGAAGCTCGGCACCGCGATCGCGGAAATCATGAAGCGCGAGGGGATCGAGATCCTCACGGGTTACCCGGTCAACCACCTGATCGAGTACGCCGCCCGTGCGGACATCCGCCCCGTGATGGTGCGCCAGGAGCGCATCGGCGTGCACATGGCGGACGCGATCTCCCGCGTCACTTCCGGCGACAAGATCGGTGCGTTCTGCATGCAGCACGGACCGGGCGCCGAGAACGCGATGGGCGGCGTCGCGCAATGCTACGGCGAATCCGTCCCCGTGCTCGTGCTGCCGATGGGTTACGCGCGCCGGCTGGCGAATATCGACCCGAACTTCAATTCCAGCCAGGCGATGAAGGCGTTTTCCAAATCATCGGAGCCGATCAACATCGCAGCCGAGGTCTGCAACATCTTTCGGCGGGCGTTTACAAAGTTGAAGAACGGCCGCGGCGGGCCTGTGATCGTCGAGATCCCGGCCGACATGTGGAACGAGGAGGTGCCGGAGCCGCTGAATTACACGCCGGTGCTGCGCACCCGCTACGGCGCCGATCCCGTTCATGTGAAGGAAGCGGCTGCCTTGCTCGTTGGCGCCAAGCGCCCGGTGATCTATGCCGGCCAGGGCGTGCACTACGCGAAGGCCTGGCCGCAGCTGAAGCGGCTCGCCGAACGGCTCGCGATACCGGTTACCAGCAGCCTCGGCGGCAAGTCATCCTTCCCCGAGACGCATCCGCTGTCGCTCGGCTCCGGCGGCCTTGCCGTGCCGCGCGCGGTGCCGAAATTTCTCGGCGAGGCCGACGTGATCTTCGGCATCGGCTGCTCCTTCACCGAAACCTCGTTCGGCATCGCGATGCCGAAGGGCAAGACCATCATCCATTCGACGCTCGATCCGAACCACATCAACAAGGATGTCGAGGCCAGGATCGGCCTCGTCGGCGATGCGGGCCTCGTGCTCGACGCGCTGCTGGAGGAGATCGGCAAGACCGTGACCTCCGACCGCAATGCGAGCGCGGTCGCGGAGGAGATCGCGGCTTCCCACAAGGAGTGGCTCGCCAAGTGGATGCCGAAGCTGACGCATAACGATGCGCCGCTCAATCCCTACCGGGTGCTGTGGGACCTGCAGCACACCGTCGACATCCACAACACCATCATCACCCACGACGCCGGCAGCCCGCGCGACCAGCTATCGCCGTTCTGGAAATCGGTCGAGCCGCTGTCCTATATCGGCTGGGGCAAGACCACGCAGCTCGGCTACGGTCTCGGCCTTGCGATGGGCGCCAAGCTGGCGAGGCCGGACAAGCTCTGCATCAACGTCTGGGGCGATGCCGCGATCGGCTTCACGGGAATGGACTTCGAGACCGCGGTGCGCGAGCGGATTCCGATCATGTCGATCCTGCTCAACAATTTCTCGATGGCGATCGAACTGAAGGTGATGCCGATCTCGACCGAGAAATACCGCTCGACCGACATCTCCGGCGATTACGCCGCGATGGCCCGCGCCTTCGGCGGCTATGGCGAACGGGTGACCAAGCCCGAGGACATCATCCCCGCGATCAAGCGCGGCATCCAGAAGACCAAGGAAGGCGTGCCGGTGCTGCTGGAGTTCATCACCAGCAAGGAGACCGAGGTGTCGCGGCCGGGGACGTGAGGGCACCTCACACGGCGCCGCACACTTGATTTGACCTCGCCTGCGCAGGCAAGCTCCTTCCGGCAATAGATCGGAGGGAGAGATGGCGCGCATCCTGTTGCTGGGGGCCGGCTTTGCCGGGCTGTGGGCGGCGCTCGGTGCCGCCCGCAAGCGCGACGAGATCGGCGCGCGGGCGGTGGACACCGAGATCCTGGTCGTCGATCGCAACGCCTATCACAACATAAGGGTACGCAACTACGAGGTCGATCTCGGCGATGTCGCGCTGCCGCTCAAGGACCTGCTCGATCCGGTCGGCGTCAGGCACCTGGTGGCCGAGGTCGCGGCGATCGATCCGGCAAAGCGCGAGGTCGTCGTCAAGACAGGCTCCGGCGCTGATACGCTGACTTACGACCGGCTGGTGCTGACCACCGGCAGCGAGCTGGTCCGCCCCGCGATATCAGGTCTGGCCGCGCATGGCTTCGACGTCGACACCTTCGAGGCGGCGATGCGGCTCGACGCGCATCTGGCGGCGCTCGGCGCACAATCACCATCGCAGGCGCGTTCGACGGTCGCAGTCGTCGGCGCAGGGTTCACCGGGATCGAGGTCGCGGCCGAGATGCCGGCCAAGCTCGCACATGCCGGCATCACCGGCGACCACCGCGTCATCCTGATCGATCCCAATCCGGTGGTCGGCGCGACGTTCGGCGCGCATGGCCGTCTCGTCATCAACGAGGCGCTGGCCGCGCTCGGCGTCGAGACGCGGCTGAATGCCAGGGTCAGCGCGGTCGATGCGACGAGCATCACGCTGAACTCTGGCGAGATCATTCCGGCCGCGACCGTGGTGTGGTGCGGCGGCATGCACGCGAGCCCGCTCACCGCCGCGCTTCCGGTGAAGCGCGACGCGCTCGGCCGCCTCCCGGTCGACCATTGCATGCGCGTCGAGGGCCTCGATGGCGTATTCGCCGCCGGCGACGTCGCTGCCTGCGTGATCGACGGCGAGCATCCGACCGTGATGTCCTGCCAGTTCGCACGGCCGATGGGCCGGTTTGCCGGGCACAATGTGATGGCGGACCTGTTCGGCGGAAAGCTGCTGCCGCTGAATATCGATTGGTACGTGACGGTGCTCGATCTCGGTGCCTGGGGCGCACTCTACACCACCGGCTGGGATCGCGAGGTGCACACGACAGGCGCCGCGGCAAAACTCACCAAGCAGACCATCAACCGGCAGCGCATCTATCCGCCGCGCAACGGCGACCGCGCCGAATTGCTGGCCGCCGCAGCGCCGACGATCCAGACCGCACCGCCGACGCGCAAGTGACTAGCGAGTTCGAGCCGCCCTCACCGCCGTCATTGCGAGCGTAGCGAAGCAATCCATCGTTCCTCCCGAGGATAGATGGATTGCTTTGTCGCTTCGCTCCTCGCAATGACGCCGTCTAGGCCTTGCGCCGCGATTACTGCGACAGCTTAACGAAATCCGGAAACTTCAGCTTTCCTTCCGCGATCGCCTTCGGCCAGACCGCGATCTGCTTGCCGCTTTGCCACTGGAACACGAGGCCGGTAACGGCGCCCGGGCCGGACTTGATGCCGTGGGTGAACTCGTCGTTCTTGCCGTAGAACTGGATCTTGCCGATCGTGCCATCGAAATCGGTCTTCTCGAGCTCGGCGACCATCTTGTCCGGATCGGTCGAGCCGGCGCGCTGGATCGCCTCCGCGATGATGTAGACCTCGTCATAGGCGGTGTAGCCGGTATAGGCCGGCGGCGTGCCGAACTTGGCCTTGAAGGCCGCCGCGAACGGCTTGGTCTTAGGCGTCACCGCGACGTCGGGTGTCGCCACCGCGAGCGACGGCACGCCTTCGGCCGCGCCGTTGGTGTCGCCCCAGAACGTCGGGCTCAGCGCCTGCGCGCTGATACCGAACATCGGGATCGGCACCTGCTGGTTCTTCCACTGCACGGTCGGCTGCACGCCGACATGGGAGATGCCGGTGACGATCACGTCGGGCTTCGCCGCTTCCATCTTGTTGAAGATCGGCGTGAAGTCGGTGGTGTCGGGCGAGAAGCGGATGTGCTCGACGACCTTCAGGCCGACCTTGGGCAGGCAGGCCTCGTAGCCGACGTCGAGCGGCTTGGTCCACGCCGCATCCTCGCTCATGATCGCGACCGACTTGAACTTGAGCTGATCGACCAAAAGCTCCTTGGCCGCGTCGCAGACCAGTTGCGCCTGCGCGGCCGAGGTCAGGTAGCCGTGGAACGTGTACTTGTTCTTCTCATAGTCGTTGTGGATGGCCTTGGTGATCTCGTTCGAGGCGGCGCCGGGCGTGATCAGCGGCATCTTCAGCCGCGAGGCCCACGGCTCGAGCGCCAGCACCACCTCGCTGATGTAGCTCGCGATCACGGCCGAGACCTTGTCCTCGCTCACCGCGCGCTGGAAGGCGCGCACGGAATCCGCCGACGAACTCTTGTTGTCGTAGGTGACGATCTCGATCTTGCGGCCCATCACGCCGCCCTTGGCGTTGATCTCGTCGGCCGCGATCTGCGCGCCGCCCGGGGTTGCCGCGCCTGCGATCGACTGCACCTCGGCGATGACGCCAATCTTGATCGGATCCTTCGACTGCGCGTAGGCCGGCGCCGCGAGGCACAGCGCCAGCGCCGAGACCAACAGGCTCGCGCGGGTGGCGGTTGAAGTTGCTGGCATCATGATCTCCCTTTGCTTGTTTTGTTTTTCTGAACTTCGAACGTCAGAGAAAGTCCTTGCCGGCCTCCGCGGCGAACCGGCCCGGATCGCCTTCCCAGACGATCCGCGCGTGCTCCAGCACATAAACGCGGTCGGCATGCGGAAGTGCAAACGTCACGTTCTGCTCGCCGAGCAGCACCGTGATCTTGGTGGTCTGGCGCAGCTTCTCCAGCGCCTTCGACAGCAGTTCGAGGATGACCGGCGCGAGGCCAAGCGTCGGCTCGTCCAGGATCAGGATCTGCGGCTGCATCATCAGCGCGCGGCCGATCGCCAGCATCTGCTGCTCGCCGCCGGACAGCGTCTGCGCCATCTGGCCCTGGCGCTCCTTCAGGATCGGGAACAGCTCGAACAGCCAGGCGAGCTGCTTGGCCCGCGCCGCGTCGTCGAGATGCTGGCCGCCGAGATCGAGGTTTTCCCGCACCGTCATCTCGCCGAACAATTCGCGCGATTCCGGGCACTGCACGAGGCCGGAGCGGGCGATCTTCGCCGGCCCGGTGCCGCGCAACTTCTCGCCGCCGCGCAGGATCTCGCCGGTATAGGGCAGGAAACCCGAGATGGTGTTGAACAGCGTGGTCTTGCCGGCGCCGTTCAGGCCGACGATGGAGACGAACTCACCCTCATGGACGTGGATCGAGACGTTCTCCAGCGCCTGCGCCTTGCCGTAATGCACGCTGACATTCTCGACCTGCAGCAGCGGCACCTTGTCCTTGAACGAGGTCTCGGGCCGCGCATGGGTCTCGATCGCGCCGCCGAGATAGACCCGCCGCACGGTCTCGTTCTTCATCACGTCCTCGGCGCGGCCGGTCGTGATCTCCTCGCCGAGATACATCGCGAGCACGCGATCGACCAGCGCCGCGACGCTCTTGACGTTGTGGTCGACCAGCATCACCGCGCGTCCCTCGTCGCGGAAGCTGCGGATCAATGCGGAGAATGTACCAACCTCGGCGCTGGTGAGGCCGGCGAAGGGCTCGTCGACCAGCACCACCTTCGGGTCACGCGCGATGGCTTTCGCAAGCTCCAGCCGGCGCAGATCGGCGAATGGCAAGGTCGGCGGGCGACGGTCCGTCACCGCACCGAGGCCAACGCGCTCGGCGATCCATTTGGCGCGCTCGGTCAATGCCTTGTCGGGAAACAGCATGAACAGGCTGTCGGGCAGCAGCGCGACCATGATGTTCTCCAGCACGGTCTGCCGGTTGAGCGGCCGCGAGTGCTGGAACACCATGCCGAAACCCTTGCGCGCGATCTTGTGCGCAGGCATCCCGGCGACGTTCTCGCCCTCGAACAGCACCTCGCCCGCGGTCGGGCGCTCGATACCCATCACGCTCTTCATCGCGGTCGACTTGCCCGAGCCGTTCGGCCCGATCAGGCCGAGGATCTCACCGGGATGCAGGTCGAACGAGAGGTTCTTCACGGCGGTCAAGCCACCGAATCTCTTGGTCAGTCCACGAACGGTGAGCGTTGCAGTGGTCACAGTCTGATCCATTTAAGAGCGCGCCTCGCGTGACAGGGCCGCTCCGAGGAAACCGCCGGGGAAGAACAGGACGACGAGCAGCGCCACCGCCGAGACGATGAAGGTGGCAAGCTCGCCGGTCGGGCGCAGGAATTCGCCAGCGACGATCAGGAAGATCGCCCCTAGCGCCGCGCCCAGCACGGTACGCCGGCCGCCGAGCACGGCTGATACGATGACGTTCACACCGACCGCGACGTCGACCACGGTGCCGACCGAGGCGGTGCCGAAGTAGAACACCAAGAGCGCGCCCGACAGTCCCGAGAAGAACGCGCTGACGATGAAGGCCGCGAGCTTGTGCTTGACGATGTTGAAGCCGAGCGCGCCGGCCTGCACCGGGTCCTGCCCGCTCGCCTGCAGCACGAGGCCGACCGGCGATTGCGACAGGCCATACAGAATGGCCGCGCTGATGGTCATGAAGCCGAGCGCGATCCAGTAATTGACGCCGGCATTGATGGAGATGACGTCGGGGATGGTGAGCCCGATCTCGCCGCCGGTGAGATCGGCGAACACCACGACGAAGTTCTGCAGCATCAGCACCGCGACCAGCGTAGTGAGGCCGAAATACGGTCCCCTCACCCGCAACGCCGGCAGCGCCAGCACGAAGCCCGCGACCACCGAGGCCAGCGCGCCGAGCAGGATGCAGACATACACCGACCAGCCGTACTGGTTGTTGAGAATGCCCGCCGTGTAGGCCCCGGTGCCGATCAGGAAGGTTGGCCCGAAATTGACCTCGCCGGCGAAGCCGAACAGGAGGTCCCAGGCCATCGCGAACACGCCGAAATAGAACGCGACGGT
This Bradyrhizobium sp. CCBAU 53421 DNA region includes the following protein-coding sequences:
- a CDS encoding branched-chain amino acid ABC transporter permease yields the protein MGNFFTSRLFFISLVCVVAAATLPLYVSGYILGLLTVAFYFGVFAMAWDLLFGFAGEVNFGPTFLIGTGAYTAGILNNQYGWSVYVCILLGALASVVAGFVLALPALRVRGPYFGLTTLVAVLMLQNFVVVFADLTGGEIGLTIPDVISINAGVNYWIALGFMTISAAILYGLSQSPVGLVLQASGQDPVQAGALGFNIVKHKLAAFIVSAFFSGLSGALLVFYFGTASVGTVVDVAVGVNVIVSAVLGGRRTVLGAALGAIFLIVAGEFLRPTGELATFIVSAVALLVVLFFPGGFLGAALSREARS
- a CDS encoding ATP-binding cassette domain-containing protein, encoding MDQTVTTATLTVRGLTKRFGGLTAVKNLSFDLHPGEILGLIGPNGSGKSTAMKSVMGIERPTAGEVLFEGENVAGMPAHKIARKGFGMVFQHSRPLNRQTVLENIMVALLPDSLFMLFPDKALTERAKWIAERVGLGAVTDRRPPTLPFADLRRLELAKAIARDPKVVLVDEPFAGLTSAEVGTFSALIRSFRDEGRAVMLVDHNVKSVAALVDRVLAMYLGEEITTGRAEDVMKNETVRRVYLGGAIETHARPETSFKDKVPLLQVENVSVHYGKAQALENVSIHVHEGEFVSIVGLNGAGKTTLFNTISGFLPYTGEILRGGEKLRGTGPAKIARSGLVQCPESRELFGEMTVRENLDLGGQHLDDAARAKQLAWLFELFPILKERQGQMAQTLSGGEQQMLAIGRALMMQPQILILDEPTLGLAPVILELLSKALEKLRQTTKITVLLGEQNVTFALPHADRVYVLEHARIVWEGDPGRFAAEAGKDFL